From the Jatrophihabitans endophyticus genome, one window contains:
- a CDS encoding IclR family transcriptional regulator: MTASTGTQAVDRAAQLLRVVVEADAPISFTELVEESGLARSTVSRLLSALEANHLLERNGGGGYRSGALFAMFAARHDPWSQVARLADPILDAVVTAVGETVNLAIPRGGTVVQVAQADSAYVLSARDWSQIDVPPHVSALGKVFFAHEALPLPTGALDAWTDRSLTSADELDKQLASVRRKGYAVTRGELEIGLDAVAAPVRGPGGDVVAALGVSGPSARLDGRLDDIGRQLIEHATSVSELLRPKERRKGVA, encoded by the coding sequence ATGACCGCGAGTACCGGGACGCAGGCCGTCGACCGGGCAGCGCAACTGCTGCGGGTCGTCGTCGAGGCGGACGCCCCGATCAGCTTCACCGAGCTGGTCGAGGAGTCCGGCCTCGCGCGCTCGACGGTCTCCCGACTGCTCTCCGCGCTCGAGGCCAACCACCTGCTCGAACGCAACGGCGGTGGCGGCTATCGCTCCGGTGCGCTGTTCGCGATGTTCGCGGCGCGGCACGACCCGTGGTCACAGGTGGCGCGCCTCGCCGACCCGATCCTCGACGCCGTCGTCACGGCGGTCGGCGAGACGGTCAACCTCGCGATCCCGCGCGGCGGCACCGTCGTCCAGGTCGCGCAGGCCGACTCCGCCTACGTGCTGAGCGCGCGCGACTGGTCGCAGATCGACGTTCCGCCGCACGTCTCCGCGCTCGGCAAGGTGTTCTTCGCGCACGAGGCGCTGCCGCTGCCGACCGGCGCGCTCGACGCGTGGACCGATCGCTCGCTCACCAGCGCCGACGAGCTCGACAAGCAGCTCGCGAGCGTGCGGCGCAAGGGCTACGCCGTCACCCGTGGCGAGCTCGAGATCGGTCTGGACGCGGTCGCCGCACCCGTCCGCGGCCCGGGCGGTGACGTCGTCGCCGCTCTCGGCGTGTCGGGGCCGAGCGCGCGCCTCGACGGGCGGCTGGACGACATTGGACGACAACTGATCGAGCATGCGACGTCGGTGTCGGAACTGCTCCGTCCCAAGGAACGAAGGAAAGGCGTGGCGTGA
- a CDS encoding corrinoid protein: MTPDEILRGLYDETLVGNGPAVLGLTNDALQQGMEPQTLLFDALIPSLEEVGARFERGDFFVPEMLIAGRAMAGAMEVLRPLLADTGVQTIGKFLMGTVKGDVHDIGKNLVNIMLEGAGFEVIDLGVQVPPEKFVAAIEEHQPDIVGMSAFLTTTMPMFKANMNALQKAGIRDEVIVMVGGAPVTQEYADAVGADGYAADASATVKKAKELIQRRRDLVTA; this comes from the coding sequence ATGACCCCAGACGAGATCCTGCGAGGCCTCTACGACGAGACCCTCGTCGGCAACGGTCCGGCCGTGCTCGGCCTGACCAACGACGCGCTGCAACAGGGCATGGAGCCGCAGACCCTGCTGTTCGACGCACTGATCCCCTCGCTGGAGGAGGTGGGTGCACGCTTCGAACGCGGTGACTTCTTCGTCCCCGAGATGCTGATCGCCGGCCGGGCGATGGCCGGGGCGATGGAGGTGCTGCGCCCGCTGCTCGCCGACACCGGCGTGCAGACGATCGGCAAGTTCCTCATGGGGACGGTGAAGGGCGACGTCCACGACATCGGCAAGAACCTCGTCAACATCATGCTCGAGGGTGCCGGCTTCGAGGTGATCGACCTGGGCGTGCAGGTGCCGCCGGAGAAGTTCGTCGCGGCCATCGAGGAGCACCAGCCCGACATCGTCGGCATGTCGGCGTTCCTGACCACGACGATGCCGATGTTCAAGGCGAACATGAACGCGCTGCAGAAGGCGGGCATCCGCGACGAGGTGATCGTCATGGTGGGTGGCGCGCCGGTCACGCAGGAGTACGCGGACGCCGTCGGCGCCGACGGGTACGCCGCCGACGCGTCGGCCACGGTGAAGAAGGCGAAGGAGCTCATCCAGCGCCGCCGCGACCTGGTCACGGCCTGA